The following are from one region of the Streptomyces brevispora genome:
- a CDS encoding helix-turn-helix transcriptional regulator: MSVTTPRLSAQAPASHRTSRSGRPDQVTVAVYAADPVLHVGVVQQLRRRPEVSLLDEAEADQAQVSLVVVDTVDDDVAALLHRLRHNTDTRTGLVVGTLGAGALQRVIECGVSAVLRRSEAGQDQLLHLVLAIANGEGVLPGDLLGKLLSHVGSLQRSALDPRSLSMSTLTTREADMLRLVSEGLDTVEIARKTAYSERTVKNVLHEIITRLQLRNRAHAVGYALRNGLI, from the coding sequence ATGTCCGTCACCACACCACGTCTGTCCGCCCAGGCACCGGCCTCGCACCGGACCTCCCGCTCAGGCCGCCCGGACCAGGTGACCGTGGCCGTCTACGCCGCCGATCCCGTCCTGCACGTCGGCGTCGTCCAGCAGTTACGCCGACGCCCCGAGGTCAGTCTGCTCGACGAAGCCGAAGCGGATCAGGCCCAGGTGTCCCTGGTGGTTGTCGACACCGTCGACGACGACGTGGCAGCCCTGCTGCACCGGCTGCGGCACAACACCGACACCCGCACCGGCCTGGTGGTCGGCACCCTCGGGGCCGGTGCGCTGCAACGCGTCATCGAGTGCGGTGTCTCGGCGGTACTGCGGCGCTCCGAGGCCGGCCAGGACCAGCTTCTCCACCTGGTCCTGGCGATAGCCAACGGCGAGGGTGTGCTCCCCGGCGACCTGCTGGGCAAGCTGCTCAGCCACGTGGGCAGCCTCCAGCGCTCGGCGCTCGACCCGCGGAGCCTGTCGATGTCCACGCTGACCACGCGCGAGGCGGACATGCTGCGTCTGGTGTCGGAAGGCCTGGACACCGTGGAGATAGCCCGCAAGACCGCGTACTCCGAACGGACCGTCAAGAACGTGCTGCACGAGATCATCACGCGGCTGCAACTGCGCAACCGGGCCCACGCGGTCGGCTACGCACTGCGCAACGGGCTGA